The following proteins come from a genomic window of bacterium:
- a CDS encoding 2-oxoacid:acceptor oxidoreductase subunit alpha: MKVNRMKLLVGGVQLRDGVSTITDLLGRILSRAGLYVMGLERGFASTIYGAHQYDPLVITEEPAVSWGDEGLDILVGLEYDVDPDGPEQPNRDSVFRHGRNVVDGGVLIYDSSSGAIPVDALEARGIRVFSIPARQIATRDLKKEVVKNVVMTGALFRLLEFDRDEQWLRRLLEERFGRKGPELVNLNLEAARRGRAAVEAILAERGWSNVGYRLEPRPTPASAVYISGNEALVIGAIEAGVRFYAGYPITPASSILEFMEEHLPRYGGRALQGSNERESIRAALGASAAGALSMIGTSGPGLSLKVEEFGVSGVTETPLVIVDAMRAGPSTGMPTKSEQGDLFLVTGGGHGEIPRIVLAASSIEECYTLIHEAVRLAEIYQCPVFFLTDLNLGEGRMTVPEAVFRSGQGAVTRQLATEQQARESRYLRYKITDTGISPRLLPGTRGGISKINSTEHDEFGFVTTDPPKRVAMMDKRMRKMAKYLQNDAKPPQVFGQLGKGPLLVGWGSTRPVLLDAQKRLQTEGINAAVAHFTHLWPFPTALAKPILEAGKPVIVCEHNYIGQLAEIIQAHTLVAVRRVLKYNGRPFYPAEVVRAVHEVTHNGATAVRLGGKDPVMVEVSSDA, encoded by the coding sequence ATGAAAGTCAATCGGATGAAACTACTCGTCGGTGGCGTGCAGCTCCGAGATGGCGTGTCCACGATCACCGATCTTCTCGGCCGCATCCTGAGCCGGGCGGGGCTGTACGTCATGGGGCTGGAGCGGGGGTTCGCCTCGACCATCTACGGCGCACACCAATACGATCCGCTGGTGATCACCGAGGAACCCGCAGTGTCGTGGGGGGACGAGGGGCTCGACATCCTCGTCGGTCTCGAGTACGACGTCGATCCCGATGGCCCCGAGCAACCGAACCGTGACTCAGTGTTCCGGCACGGTCGCAACGTGGTGGACGGTGGAGTCCTCATCTACGATAGTTCCAGCGGGGCGATTCCCGTCGATGCCCTCGAAGCGCGCGGCATCCGGGTATTTTCGATTCCCGCCCGCCAGATCGCGACGCGAGATCTGAAGAAGGAAGTCGTAAAGAACGTCGTCATGACGGGCGCGCTCTTTCGCCTCCTCGAGTTCGATCGAGACGAGCAGTGGCTCCGCCGTCTCCTCGAGGAGCGATTTGGCCGCAAAGGCCCGGAGCTGGTCAACCTGAACCTGGAGGCTGCCCGGCGCGGGCGGGCAGCGGTTGAAGCGATCCTAGCCGAGCGCGGCTGGTCGAACGTAGGATACCGTCTCGAGCCGCGTCCCACCCCTGCGTCCGCGGTCTACATCTCCGGCAACGAGGCCCTCGTGATCGGCGCGATTGAGGCGGGCGTCCGCTTTTATGCCGGGTATCCGATTACACCGGCGTCCTCTATCCTCGAGTTTATGGAAGAGCATCTGCCCCGGTACGGCGGGCGTGCCTTGCAGGGGTCGAACGAGCGCGAGTCGATCAGGGCGGCCCTCGGCGCCAGCGCAGCCGGAGCGCTCAGCATGATCGGGACGAGCGGCCCCGGGCTCTCCCTCAAAGTCGAGGAGTTCGGCGTGTCGGGCGTCACGGAGACGCCGCTCGTAATCGTCGATGCGATGCGGGCAGGGCCGTCGACCGGGATGCCCACGAAGTCCGAGCAGGGAGATCTCTTCCTCGTGACCGGAGGCGGCCACGGTGAGATCCCGCGCATCGTCCTCGCGGCCTCGTCGATCGAAGAGTGCTACACCTTGATCCACGAAGCCGTCCGTCTGGCCGAGATCTACCAGTGTCCGGTCTTCTTCCTCACGGACCTCAACCTGGGCGAAGGGCGAATGACGGTGCCCGAAGCCGTGTTCCGATCCGGCCAGGGGGCGGTGACCCGCCAACTGGCCACGGAGCAGCAGGCGCGCGAAAGCCGGTACCTACGATACAAGATCACCGACACCGGTATCTCCCCCCGGCTCCTCCCCGGTACACGCGGCGGGATCAGCAAGATCAACAGCACCGAGCACGACGAGTTTGGATTCGTGACCACGGACCCGCCGAAGCGCGTCGCGATGATGGACAAGCGGATGCGCAAGATGGCGAAGTACCTCCAAAACGATGCCAAGCCGCCCCAGGTGTTCGGGCAACTCGGGAAGGGACCGCTCCTGGTAGGGTGGGGGTCCACCCGCCCCGTCCTGCTCGACGCCCAGAAGCGGTTGCAGACCGAGGGCATCAACGCGGCGGTGGCACACTTTACCCACCTCTGGCCGTTCCCGACGGCGTTGGCCAAACCGATCCTCGAGGCCGGGAAGCCTGTGATCGTGTGCGAGCACAACTACATCGGGCAGCTGGCCGAAATCATCCAGGCGCATACGCTGGTGGCGGTGCGGCGCGTCCTCAAGTACAATGGGCGGCCGTTCTACCCGGCGGAGGTGGTCCGGGCCGTCCATGAGGTCACCCACAACGGGGCCACGGCGGTTCGCCTGGGCGGGAAGGATCCCGTAATGGTCGAGGTGAGCTCCGATGCCTGA
- a CDS encoding fumarylacetoacetate hydrolase family protein, translated as MESFDALVKLAGGRAGLTNVVRQLRRHGTAFSYRDLDRAPSPEAPHLLLPVQPHEVWAAGVTYERSREARLAETTTVGIYDKIYDAERPELFFKATASRCVGPNAPIGIRSDSRWTVPEPELAVVLSEEGEVLGYTLGNDMSARDIEGENPLYLPQTKIYRACCSIGPTILLSDEPVEQRLTLWCRIERRGREVFRGEVGTSRIRRPIAELVAYLRRANDIPPMTVLLTGTGIVP; from the coding sequence GTGGAGTCGTTTGACGCCCTCGTTAAATTGGCGGGTGGACGCGCCGGCCTCACCAACGTCGTTCGGCAGCTCCGCAGGCACGGGACCGCCTTTTCATACCGCGATCTCGACCGCGCCCCGAGCCCTGAAGCGCCGCACCTGCTGCTTCCGGTGCAGCCGCACGAGGTCTGGGCGGCCGGCGTAACTTACGAGCGGAGTCGGGAAGCCCGGCTCGCCGAGACCACGACCGTCGGTATCTACGACAAGATCTATGATGCGGAGCGTCCGGAACTGTTCTTCAAGGCGACCGCATCCCGGTGCGTGGGACCGAACGCTCCGATCGGGATCCGCTCGGATTCACGCTGGACGGTACCGGAGCCTGAACTCGCGGTCGTCCTCAGCGAGGAAGGCGAGGTGCTGGGGTATACCTTGGGGAACGACATGAGCGCGCGCGACATCGAGGGCGAGAACCCACTGTACCTCCCGCAGACGAAGATCTACCGCGCGTGCTGCAGCATCGGCCCCACGATCCTCTTGTCCGACGAGCCTGTGGAACAGCGCCTCACTCTTTGGTGCCGCATCGAGCGCCGGGGGCGAGAAGTCTTCCGAGGCGAGGTTGGCACGTCCCGGATCCGGCGGCCGATCGCGGAGCTCGTGGCTTACCTCCGCCGAGCGAACGACATCCCCCCGATGACCGTGCTCCTCACCGGCACCGGCATTGTTCC
- a CDS encoding thiamine pyrophosphate-dependent enzyme: MPEATKSVWEQNAAPRHRIQWCPGCGDFAVLNSLKAALTTLELTPTEVLLVGGIGCSGQIRNYLNGNSFYGTHGGALAYALGAKMVNPELTVFALAGDGDTLAIGIENFVHISRRDPDITLVIMDNGVYGLTKGQDSPSAGLGHPAKVSVEEHPPFLDPVKMALTCGATFIAQSFSGDPKHTTEMLVEAVRHKGFAMVNDFSPCVTYNKFNTYDWFRAHCEMVPGGHDPSSEDAAWELIRDFERREKLPVGIIFRKPREKAPAKRLPMWQAELERIDLEPMLKGLR, encoded by the coding sequence ATGCCTGAGGCAACAAAGTCGGTCTGGGAACAGAACGCCGCTCCCCGGCACCGGATCCAATGGTGTCCCGGCTGCGGTGACTTTGCCGTGCTGAACTCGCTCAAGGCGGCCCTTACGACGCTGGAATTAACACCGACTGAGGTCCTGCTGGTCGGCGGGATCGGGTGCTCGGGCCAGATTCGGAACTATCTCAACGGCAACTCGTTCTACGGAACCCACGGCGGGGCGCTCGCCTACGCGCTGGGAGCCAAGATGGTGAACCCCGAGCTGACGGTGTTCGCTCTGGCCGGCGACGGCGACACGCTGGCGATCGGCATCGAGAACTTTGTTCACATCTCCCGCCGGGATCCGGACATCACCCTCGTCATCATGGACAACGGGGTGTACGGTCTCACGAAGGGACAGGATTCGCCGTCGGCGGGGCTCGGTCATCCGGCCAAGGTGTCCGTCGAAGAGCACCCGCCATTCCTCGATCCGGTCAAGATGGCTCTGACGTGCGGCGCGACGTTCATCGCGCAGTCGTTCTCCGGCGACCCCAAGCATACCACCGAGATGCTGGTCGAAGCGGTCCGGCACAAGGGGTTCGCGATGGTGAACGACTTTTCACCGTGCGTGACCTACAACAAATTCAACACCTACGACTGGTTTCGCGCGCACTGCGAGATGGTGCCGGGGGGCCACGATCCCAGTAGCGAAGATGCGGCCTGGGAATTGATCCGGGACTTCGAGCGGCGGGAGAAACTGCCGGTCGGGATCATCTTTCGGAAGCCAAGAGAGAAGGCGCCGGCCAAGCGATTGCCGATGTGGCAGGCCGAGCTCGAGCGGATCGATCTCGAGCCGATGCTCAAGGGATTGCGATAG